In Lactococcus garvieae subsp. garvieae, the following proteins share a genomic window:
- a CDS encoding Rep family protein, with product MRDKRVKSFIFTQYQRADFWDWDEDKKILFENSRNNQAEIFNEIYNRLKNLEGLKMIALVNHDKDKNAKGELKHPHIHGYIEFEKLKTIASVSACLGIEPQYVEVPRKGRYGRLNCLAYLVHAKNLDKYQYSPEEVQTFETFDYQEFIDDNLEDFKKYNATDKRKKNEIGLDLALQEVQQGKLKLREIMRDENLALLYANHMNQFNDSFNFYGLRNAMLRLDELERGNYDLTVLYIQGAPGIGKSFLAREVANKVREFGNANGFESDIFSASSSNPFDDYYGEDILILDDLRQESLKVSDWLKLFDPLNTAKMSARYRNKMIVPRLVIVANYQSVEQFFGSFNFKNEDINQFKRRINFTSKISEKTFGIPPFDRVYSLSASKKLNEPENMRISKNEFITLNYGTKLLFAYDDKEKFINELLTQHVYPRIFSEK from the coding sequence ATGAGAGATAAAAGAGTAAAGTCCTTTATTTTCACTCAGTATCAACGAGCAGATTTTTGGGATTGGGATGAGGATAAAAAAATTCTTTTTGAAAATAGTAGAAATAATCAAGCTGAAATTTTTAATGAGATTTATAATCGCTTAAAAAATTTAGAGGGTTTAAAAATGATTGCTTTAGTAAATCATGATAAGGATAAAAATGCAAAAGGTGAGCTTAAACATCCTCATATTCATGGTTATATTGAATTTGAAAAGTTAAAGACTATTGCGAGCGTTTCCGCCTGCTTAGGAATAGAGCCTCAGTATGTTGAGGTCCCTCGTAAAGGGCGTTATGGACGATTAAATTGTTTGGCTTACCTTGTACACGCAAAGAATTTAGACAAATATCAATATTCCCCTGAAGAGGTGCAAACTTTTGAAACTTTTGATTACCAAGAATTTATTGATGACAATTTAGAAGATTTTAAGAAGTATAATGCTACTGATAAACGAAAAAAGAATGAGATAGGCTTAGACCTTGCTTTACAGGAAGTTCAACAAGGAAAATTAAAACTACGTGAAATCATGAGGGATGAAAATCTAGCACTTCTCTATGCTAACCACATGAATCAATTTAACGATTCTTTTAACTTCTATGGCTTACGTAACGCTATGCTTCGGTTGGACGAACTAGAAAGAGGCAATTATGACCTCACAGTGCTTTATATTCAAGGTGCACCAGGGATTGGAAAAAGCTTTTTAGCACGTGAAGTAGCAAATAAAGTTAGAGAATTTGGAAATGCAAATGGCTTTGAAAGTGATATATTTTCAGCCAGTTCATCAAACCCTTTTGATGATTATTATGGGGAGGATATTTTAATCTTAGATGATCTTCGCCAAGAGAGCTTAAAAGTTAGTGATTGGTTGAAACTATTTGACCCACTTAATACAGCTAAAATGTCTGCTAGGTATAGAAATAAGATGATTGTTCCTAGATTAGTAATCGTAGCAAATTATCAAAGTGTAGAGCAGTTCTTTGGTAGTTTTAACTTCAAAAATGAAGATATTAATCAGTTTAAACGAAGAATCAACTTTACTTCGAAAATAAGTGAGAAAACTTTTGGGATTCCCCCTTTTGATAGAGTATATAGTTTATCCGCTTCAAAAAAATTAAATGAGCCAGAAAACATGAGAATTTCTAAAAATGAATTTATTACTTTAAATTATGGGACAAAGTTACTATTTGCATATGATGATAAGGAAAAATTTATAAATGAATTGCTTACTCAGCACGTTTATCCTAGAATTTTCTCTGAAAAATAA
- a CDS encoding DUF3173 family protein codes for MEKNNKGITAKELIEELHLKPATAQKAIRLAKEQLVKQGFDWYANKRLGVVPRDVVSKILRMEL; via the coding sequence ATGGAAAAAAATAACAAAGGCATAACAGCGAAGGAGCTAATCGAGGAGTTACATCTAAAGCCTGCCACTGCACAAAAAGCAATCCGATTAGCAAAAGAACAATTAGTAAAACAAGGCTTTGATTGGTATGCAAATAAACGATTAGGAGTTGTACCAAGAGACGTAGTTTCCAAAATTTTAAGAATGGAGTTATAA
- a CDS encoding tyrosine-type recombinase/integrase gives MASIRYRQRKGKSGVSWSYEIRQGDKTLKSKSGFKTKKEASIDGLSILREFKTGLTIDKNTDLPTLYQEWYNLKVLHSGRSEQTLYKYRYFGKIIKNNFDGIPITSIKSSQYQRIMNKLGTDDKISYNTLIRVNSVIRQTIEMVKADDVFIKDFTTSVVIQSKFKPQTADEKYIHSLEDYNKIIEYLKDNLDYKKSINNYIVYFLFHTGLRYGELVALTWSDIDFENGYLKTYRRYNTNINKFVPSKTETSIRRVPLSSTDISILNDLKKTQEFIVESLGFENEYNMVFYHPFLIHGIPHSTTINNHLALLLKQLNIEPVITSKGARHTYGSVLLAKGYSMDVVSKLLGHKDIMMLVRVYGHALEENISKQIESIKKLLD, from the coding sequence ATGGCTTCTATTAGATACAGACAGAGAAAAGGAAAAAGTGGTGTTTCATGGTCTTATGAAATTAGACAAGGTGATAAAACGTTGAAATCTAAGTCAGGTTTCAAGACAAAAAAGGAAGCTTCAATAGATGGTCTTTCTATATTGAGAGAGTTTAAAACTGGGCTTACTATTGACAAAAATACCGATTTACCTACACTTTATCAAGAATGGTATAACCTAAAGGTTCTTCATAGTGGGCGTTCTGAACAAACACTCTACAAATATCGTTATTTTGGAAAAATCATCAAAAATAATTTTGACGGTATTCCTATAACAAGTATTAAATCCTCTCAGTACCAGAGAATAATGAATAAGCTAGGTACTGATGACAAAATTAGCTATAATACCCTTATTCGTGTTAATTCTGTAATTAGGCAGACAATTGAAATGGTAAAAGCTGATGATGTTTTTATTAAAGATTTCACTACAAGTGTTGTGATTCAGAGTAAATTTAAACCGCAAACAGCAGATGAAAAGTATATACATTCATTAGAAGACTACAATAAAATTATTGAGTATTTAAAAGATAATTTAGATTATAAAAAATCAATTAATAATTATATTGTCTACTTCTTGTTTCATACAGGACTACGCTATGGAGAACTTGTAGCCTTAACTTGGTCTGATATTGACTTTGAAAATGGCTATTTAAAGACGTATAGACGTTACAATACAAATATTAATAAGTTTGTACCTTCCAAGACTGAAACATCTATAAGACGTGTTCCTTTGAGTTCTACGGATATATCAATATTGAATGACTTGAAAAAAACACAAGAATTTATAGTCGAAAGTCTTGGATTTGAAAATGAATATAATATGGTATTTTACCATCCATTTTTAATTCACGGTATTCCTCATAGTACAACAATCAATAATCATTTAGCCTTATTATTAAAACAACTTAATATAGAGCCAGTAATCACATCAAAAGGCGCTCGTCATACTTATGGTTCCGTACTTCTTGCTAAAGGGTATAGTATGGATGTAGTTTCGAAGTTACTCGGACACAAAGATATAATGATGCTAGTACGTGTGTATGGTCATGCTCTCGAAGAAAATATTTCTAAGCAAATCGAAAGTATAAAAAAATTACTGGATTAA